In Formosa haliotis, the sequence TTTTTGCCTTAGTACACATATAAAATTTAAAAAATGAAACGAGTAATTGTTGGACTTTCGGGAGGTGTCGATTCTAGTGTAGCTGCATATGTTTTACAGCAACAAGGGTACGAAGTGATTGGACTTTTTATGAAAAATTGGCACGATGACTCTGTAACGATTTCCGATGAATGTCCGTGGTTAGACGATAGTAACGATGCCATGTCGGTTGCCGAAAAATTAGGCATTCCTTTTCAAACTGTCGATTTAAGCGAGCAGTATAAAGAACGTATTGTAGACTATATGTTTAAAGAATACGAGAATGGCCGTACGCCAAACCCAGATGTGCTTTGTAATCGTGAAATAAAATTCGATGTGTTTATGAAGATTGCCTTAGACCTAGGTGCAGATTATGTCGCTACTGGGCATTATTGCAGAAAAGGTATTCTTAACGAAGGCGAAAATGAAACCTACCAATTACTGGCAGGCGTGGATGGAAATAAAGATCAATCGTATTTTTTATGCCAGTTGTCGCAAGATCAATTAGCAAAAGCTTTATTCCCAATAGGGGAATTAACAAAACCAGAAGTACGTAAAATTGCTTCAGAATTAGATTTAATTACTGCCGAAAAGAAAGACTCTCAAGGCTTGTGTTTTATCGGGAAAGTGCGATTACCAGAATTTCTTCAACAAAAATTAAAACCTAAAGCAGGTGTTATTGTAGAGATCGAAAAATCAAGTCCGTTATATGCTACTAAACAGGAAAACTTTAATTCTAAATTAGAAGAACTACAGTTTTTAACAACAAAAACCAACTATGCGGTTACCGATGGTACAGTTGTAGGAAAGCACCAAGGAGCTCATTATTTTACTAAAGGTCAGCGTAAAGGTTTGGGCGTTGGCGGTAAAGTAGAACCTTTATTTGTAATTGATACCGATGTAGATGAAAACGTAATTTATACCGGACAAGGGCATGAACATCCTGGTTTATTAAAAACAGCTTTATTTGTAAAAGAAGACGAAATTCATTGGATTCGGGAGGATTTAGCCTTGAAAACAGACGAAACGATGTCTGTATTGGCTCGTATTCGTTATAGACAACCTCTCCAAAATGCCACTTTATACAAAGTAGATGGCGGATTGTTTGTTGAATTTGAAGCGCCACAATCGGCTATAACAGAAGGCCAATTTGTAGCGTGGTATCATGGCGACGAATTATTAGGTTCGGGAGTTATTTCTTAACTTGTAGAGGTATTACCAAATACAAATCAAACAAAGCCATATAAATAGTTGATTTTCTGCTTACTGTTCATATAAATGTATACAAGAAGTTAGGCTATACTTAAATTATTAAATTGATTTCTTCAAAAGGATAGTCAATTTATTAATGGCTAATGTTAAAATGTAATGGGTATAAAACAAGTGCGTATGAGCTCAAAACTACTATTATTTTTATGCTTAATTTTCGGACTACAATGGCAGATGTTCTCTCAAGAAGATGCTTGGGTGTATTTCTCCGATAAGCAAAATGTTGCCACATCATTAGAAAATCCTACGACTATCTTAAGTCAGAAAGCGGTAGACAGAAAAGCTCGTTTCGGGATTCCGATAGACGAACGCGATGTGCCGGTAAATGAAGCTTATATTACACAGCTAAAACAACAAGACGGGATTCTTGTATTGGCAAAATCGAAATGGTTTAATGCAGTTCATGTTCGTGGAAGCCAAACCGCAATAAAAGACTTGGAAGAGTTTTCATTTGTTTCAGAGATTAGTTTTGCCGATAAAAATTTAAATACCACTTCCCGTGTTAATCGGGAGTCTTTCTCAGAACTTGCTTCGAAATCAGATTTTGTATACGGTAGTGCTTCAAATCAGGTAGAAATGATTCAGATTAATACACTTCATGAACAAAATTTTACCGGTACAGGTTTAACCATAGCCGTTTTAGATTCGGGGTTTCCCAATGTAAATACGGTTGGTGCATTTCAATATTTAATAGAAAATAATAAGCTACTTGGTAGCTATAATTTTTTAGAGAGACACGTTAATGTTTACGATGAAAATGAAGGAGAACATGGTACATGGGTGTTGAGTACCATGGCAGGATATATAGAAAATGAATATGTTGGTACAGCACCAGATGCTTCATACTATTTATTTATGACAGAAAATGGAATTAGCGAAAACCCAGTAGAGGAAAGCCTTTGGGTGGAAGCGGCCGAACGTGCTGATAGTTTAGGGGTCGATATAATTAATTCGTCTCTGGGCTATAAATATTACGATAATCCGAATTACAGTTACCAACATTCCGATTTAGATGGGAAGACAGCCTATGTTACTAAAGGGGCGGCTATAGCTTCAGAAAAGGGCATTTTAGTGGTGACTTCTGCAGGGAATTCTGATACAGATGGGGTAGGCGCTCCAGCAGATGCTGAAGGTGTTTTTTCGATAGGGGCAGTAGATGCAAATGGAAATTACGCTTATTTTAGTTCGCAAGGATCGGACATCCAGCCATCGCTAAAACCAGATGTTTCTGCACAAGGTCTAGGTACTGCGGTTGTAAGTAAAACCAATACCATACAGAAATTAAACGGCACCTCTTTTAGTTCACCTATTATGGCAGGTGCAATGGCTTGTTTATGGCAAGCTTTTCCAGATTTAACGAATTTAGAACTTATGGAATTGGTTCGGGCAGCTGGCTCGCAATATAGAACTCCAGATAATCTATTAGGTTATGGTATTCCAAATTTTGCTACGGCCTTAGAAAATGGAAATTTAACTGTTGGAAATCATACCAAAGATTTGCAGGTAGTGGTTTATCCGAATCCTACATCTCAAAATCTATATTTTAAAACGACTTCAGAAACGCCAGAAATAACGGTTTCTGTGTTCGATGTTTTAGGACATTTGGTTTTAGAAAAAACCATGAGTAATCAACACGTTCTAGATGTTTCAACCTTAGAAGAAGGCATGTATATGCTGAGAATTACAAGTTTGAATCGTAGCCTAACTAAAAAAATTATTAAGCTTCATGGAAAATAGCATCACAAAATTATTCAATATAAAATATCCTATTATTCAAGCCGGAATGATTTGGAATAGTGGTTGGGAGTTAGCCTCTGCGGCAAGTAACTCCGGAATTCTAGGGTTAATAGGTGCCGGGTCTATGTATCCCGATGTGTTGCGCGATCATATTCAGAAGTGTAAAAGAGCGACTAACAAACCATTTGGTGTAAATGTTCCTATGTTATATCCTAATATTGAAGAGATCATGAACATCATCGTAGAAGAAGATGTAAGCATTGTATTTACTTCGGCCGGAAACCCTAAAACTTGGACCTCTTGGTTAAAAGAACGCGGCATAACTGTAGTGCATGTGGTGAGTAGCGTAAAGTTCGCCTTAAAGGCACAAGCAGCCGGTGTAGATGCAGTGGTTGCTGAAGGTTTTGAAGCTGGCGGACATAACGGTCGTGAAGAAACGACCACTTTTACGTTAATCCCGATGGTAAGAGAGCAACTTGACATTCCGTTAATTGCAGCCGGAGGAATTGCAACAGGAAAAGGTATGTTAGCGGCCATGGTATTAGGTGCCGATGGCGTGCAAATAGGAAGCCGATTTGTGGCTAGCAAAGAGTCGTCTGCCCATTTAAGTTTTAAAGAGGCCGTGGTTAAAACCAACGATGGCGATACGCATTTAACCTTAAAAGAACTGGCGCCTGTACGACTGATAAAAAACAAGTTTTATAACGACGTGCAGAACCTGTATCAGAAAGGGACAAGTGCAGAGGAATTAAAAGCATTACTAGGTCGTGCACGATCTAAACGTGGCATGTTTGAAGGCGACCTAGAAGAAGGCGAATTAGAAATAGGTCAAATCGCAGGGTTAATCCATGATATAAAACCTGTAGCCGATATTGTATCGGAAATTGTGACAGAATTTGAAGCTACAAAAAAGAGCATCGCCTTAATCTAAAATAATTATAAAAGGTACGGCTTAGCCTATTTTAAAAATTACCTTTGCACAACAAAAATTAAAAGGTGCAATTATCTAAGTATACAAAAGAGTTTAAATACAACTGGCAATTGGCAGCGCCAGTAATGCTAGGCATGTTAGGACATACTTTTGTGAGTTTTGTCGATAATATCATGGTGGGGCAATTGGGTACAGCCGAACTCGCAGCCGTGTCTTTAGGAAATAGCTTCATGTTTATAGCCATGTCTATCGGGATTGGGTTTTCTACAGCTATTACACCTTTAGTTGCCGAAGCCGACACCGCTCACGATTTTAAATCTGGAAAATCAGCTTTTAAGCATGGATTGTTATTGTGTACGGGTATTGGAGTTTTACTTTTTCTAATCGTCTACTTTGCTAAGCCTTTAATGTATTTAATGAAACAACCTGTCGAGGTTGTCGAGTTGGCCATTCCGTATTTAGATTTGGTTGCATTTTCCTTAATTCCTCTTGTGGTTTTTCAAGCCTTTAAGCAGTTTGCAGATGGCATGTCTATGACCAAATACCCTATGTATGCTACCATTGTGGGTAATATTGTGAATGTGGTTCTAAATTACATGTTTATTTTCGGGAAGTTTGGGGCACCTGCCTATGGTATAGTAGGAGCGGCATATGGTACTTTAGCCTCTCGATTTATTATGGTTGCTTTTATTTGGTGGGTGTTAAAAGGTCAAGAAAAAACTAGAGAATACGTTATAAATATCAAGATTTTTGTGCTCGAGCGCGTCATGATGAAACGTATCATTAATCTTGGAGCACCAAGCGCTATGCAAATGTTATTTGAAGTCGCCATCTTTACTTCGGCAGTATGGTTAAGTGGTTTGCTGGGCAAAAATCCTCAAGCAGCAAACCAGATAGCATTGAACTTATCGTCAATGACCTTTATGGTAGCCACAGGCTTAAGTGTAGCTAGTATGGTTAGAGTAGGAAATCAGAAAGGATTAAAAAATTACCAAGAGTTAAGACGTATCGCATTTTCGTTATTTTTAATGGGAACCCTTTTTGCCGTATGTTTTGCTTTGATGTTTTTAGCACTACATACCCAACTACCAAAAATTTATGTCGATTTAAACGATGTTAAAAACTTTGCCGATAATACAGAAGTGGTTGAAATCGCTTCAAATTTATTATTGGCAGCAGCCGTTTTTCAAATTAGCGATAGTATTCAAGTCGTTGTTTTAGGGGCTTTACGTGGTCTTCAAGATGTGAAAGTACCTACCATTATTACATTTATTTCGTATTGGATTATTGGGTTTCCGGTGAGTTATTACTTCGGTAAAGAAGAGCAATTAGGAAGCTTCGGAATATGGCTCGGACTATTGGCCGGATTAACTTCGGCAGCAATTTTACTTTATATTAGATTCAATTATCTAACAAAACAATTAATTTTACAAAAAGAACTTTAAAGATATGGAACTTCCAAAATTTATTTTAGGTGACAATACAGATTTCCCAGATGCAATCTTTGTAATTCATACCGAATTTCCTCGATTTATTATCAATTTAGAAGATGATGAGGTAGAGTGGTTTGAAGATTTCGATAAAGAAGACCAACGTGAATTGGAATTAGAAACAGAAGGCTTAATACAAAAAGCTACCGATTTTTACGATAGAGAAGTAGCACGTTACGAAGAGTGAAACTATGCTCGAACAACTTATAAATACCGATAAAGAATTATTTTTATATCTTAACAATTTAGGGTCGGCAAGCTGGGATACGTTTTGGTTGGTTATTACTAATAAGTTTACGTTTATCCCATTCTACGCTCTGCTACTCTTTTTGTTGTATAAGAAACTAGGTGTAAAATCGGTACTTATACTTGTTATTTTAATTGCATTAATGATCACTTTTACCGACCAGATTGCTAATGTTTTTAAACACGGATTTCAGCGCCCTAGGCCATGCCGCCAAGAAGGAGTTATGGAGTCGATGCGATTTATTGCAGAACGTTGTGGGCGTTATGGTTTTTTCTCGGCTCATGCGGCCAGTTCTATGGCTATAGCTGTATTTATGGGCTTGGTACTAAAACCTTTTTATAAGAACCTCATTTTTGTGTTTCTGTTTTGGAGTGCGATTGTAGCTTACAGCCGTATTTACGTTGGCGTACATTATCCGTTAGATATTATCTGCGGAATGGCTTTTGGAGGACTTACAGGTTTTGGGTTTTATAAACTCTTTCTCTATATTTCGAAACGCCGAGGTTTACCTACTTTTTAGAAATGATATAATAGTAATTAACAAGTCGGGAATTGTGTTTTCTAGACGACGCATCGGCTGTGTTAATATCATAAGTACGAATTAAATTCATAGTGTATTGGGCACTTATTCTTTGCTTTTCAGCATCATTTAAATTATTTGTTAGTAATCCAAATTTAGCTTCTGTTGGAAAGTTATACAGCTGCTCATGTTCTGTAATACTAGGCAATTTATCGCCATATAACCAAATCATTTCTGGCGACACATAATTTAATTCGTAGACCGTTAAGCCTTCAGCTTTGGCATCGGCTTGTAATTGTGTGATGTCGTAGTAATGAGCTGGAACTGTAGCTTTAGAAAGGGGTAAGGCAACAATAAATATGGATGCGAAAAAGAGTACCGTTAGAAAAAAGACGTTCTTAATCGCTTTGTGTTTTAGGTTGATGAAGATAAAAATCCCAATTGTAAATAAAACTACAGAAGCCATAACAAACTCAATCCAAAAACCATCAAGTTTATCCTTTAAGCCTAAATACGCTAAAACAGGGAACAATACCCCAATGCTTGCTATAAGACCGAAATTAAAATAGACAGGGAACGTTTCCTTTTTGTCTTGTAAATTTTTAAAACGCTGAAATAAATAGTCAATATAAAAGCCTGTGTTTATGGCCAACGGAATTAAAACCGGCATGAGATATCTCGATTTTTTCTCCGGAATAATAGACAATAAAATAACAGCTATTAGCGTCCAATAAAAACTGAATTTATACGCTTTTAAATTGCGCACTCTAGATTTTAAATACGGAAATAACAACCCTATAAATGCTGGAATGGTCCAAATCCCACTTTGAGTAAAAAAGCTCCAATAGTAGTAAAACGGTCGAATATTATAACTTCCCCAATTACTGGTTTCTTTTTGAGTAATGGTAGAAAAAGTAGCAGGATCCTGTAATCTTACATAAATAAACCACCAACCTCCAATGATTAGCATAAGAATTAAAATACTGAAAATTGAAAATGTTTTAGGTCTGAATTTTTTGAATTTAAACGTAAACGCGTAGGCCAATAAAAAAGGTAAACATAGCGCATAAAGCGAAACGGGACCTTTACTTAAAAAGGAGAGCCCAAGGCAAATTCCAGCTATAATAGTATGTTTCCAGTATTTGTTTTTCTTCTGAAAGAGTTGATATAGGTGGTAAATAGCAATCATCATAAAACCATGAGCGTAAATATCCCAAGGCGCTTCTATAGTGATTCCTATGGTGTAAAACGAGGTAAATACAATACATGCATTTACCAGGCTATGTACATTATTATTTAATAAGGAAAATGATAATCTATAAACATACACCCCAATAACCATAACCATAAAAACGGTTGGTAAGCGCAGTGCAAATACATTCAATCCAAAAATAGCAGCAGAGATGGCCGACAACCAGGTAGGTAAAGGAGGTTTTTCGTATCGTGCTTCCCCGTTCATTGTGGTTAACAACCAATGGTTGTCGGTTAACATTTCGCGAGCGGTAATAAAGTTTCTAGCTTCCATAATAGTAACTTGCATAACATGCAAACTAGGGAGCATCATCAAGGCTACCATAATGCAAATGGCTACAACGGGATGTTTTTCGATAACTTTAATCATGATATTTTTTTATTAAAACTAAATTCCGACTATAAATTACAGCCCCTAATATATGTCCGATAAACAACACTGGGTCTTTGCGCAATACAGCATAAACTAAAATAAGAATCGAGCCTGTTAAGCTTAATGCCCAAAACCCAAAAGGAAGAGTCGATTCCTTCTTTTTTTCAGAATATAACCATTGGTATACAAAACGCAACGTAAATACAATTTGCGAAACGATTCCTAAAATTAATAACCAAACCGGTATGTTTTCATTCTTAAATAATAACGTCATATCAATCTTGTTATTATTATAGTAGTAAATTACGATAAGAAGAGGGACAAAAAGTAAAAACCAACGCATAAGCTTTGGGAATTTTTGCCATTCGTTTTGTAGCTGTAGGTTTCTAATGTAAATAAAATACGTTAAACTTTGCCCTAACATAATGGCAAAATCTTGCCGCAGATACCCATAAACAAACAGTAAGAACGAGGCAAGTAAACTCAGCGTCCAAAATAAGGTTGGCGTAATAACTTTCCGTTTTTTTTCAGATGTCACCCACTGTACGACTAAGCGGGAAGAGAATAAGATTTGTGCTATAAAACCTATACTGTATATAATCCAATTACTCATTAACTACGTTTCTCGATTTCGTAGTTAATATACTTCTTTTTCATCCACATATATGCAAAACAATCTACTAAAGGTCCTAATAAGCGATTCCATAATCCAAATTTAGCTTCGCCAGCCAGTCTAGGAAAGTGTTGTACAGGCACCTGAAGTATGTTTCCTTTCTGAAGTAAAATCATAGCTGGTAAAAACCGGTGTAAACCTTTAAACATAGGAATACGTTTGGCATAATCTGTTTTTATTACTTTTAACGGACAACCGGTATCGTCCATGCCATCGTGGGTAAAACTTCTTCTGATGCCATTGGCTATTTTAGAAGACATATTTTTTACAAACGAATCTTTTCTATTAGAACGTACACCTGTAACTAAGTCGTATTCTCCGATATGCTGAAGTAAAATATTAAAATCGGAAGGAGCTGTTTGTAAATCGGAATCGATATAACCTACCAAAGGAGTATCGGCATAATCGAACCCTGCTTTTATGGCAGCACTTAACCCTCGATTTTCTTTAAAACTTATAAAATTAAATTCGGGATGTTTCTGGCAAATGGCCTCTATAAGTTCTTGGCTTTTATCTTTAGAACCATCATTTACAAGCAGAATTTTAGTGGTTTTAGCAGCTGTTTGAGCATAGGCTAAAAGCT encodes:
- the mnmA gene encoding tRNA 2-thiouridine(34) synthase MnmA, with translation MKRVIVGLSGGVDSSVAAYVLQQQGYEVIGLFMKNWHDDSVTISDECPWLDDSNDAMSVAEKLGIPFQTVDLSEQYKERIVDYMFKEYENGRTPNPDVLCNREIKFDVFMKIALDLGADYVATGHYCRKGILNEGENETYQLLAGVDGNKDQSYFLCQLSQDQLAKALFPIGELTKPEVRKIASELDLITAEKKDSQGLCFIGKVRLPEFLQQKLKPKAGVIVEIEKSSPLYATKQENFNSKLEELQFLTTKTNYAVTDGTVVGKHQGAHYFTKGQRKGLGVGGKVEPLFVIDTDVDENVIYTGQGHEHPGLLKTALFVKEDEIHWIREDLALKTDETMSVLARIRYRQPLQNATLYKVDGGLFVEFEAPQSAITEGQFVAWYHGDELLGSGVIS
- a CDS encoding S8 family serine peptidase: MSSKLLLFLCLIFGLQWQMFSQEDAWVYFSDKQNVATSLENPTTILSQKAVDRKARFGIPIDERDVPVNEAYITQLKQQDGILVLAKSKWFNAVHVRGSQTAIKDLEEFSFVSEISFADKNLNTTSRVNRESFSELASKSDFVYGSASNQVEMIQINTLHEQNFTGTGLTIAVLDSGFPNVNTVGAFQYLIENNKLLGSYNFLERHVNVYDENEGEHGTWVLSTMAGYIENEYVGTAPDASYYLFMTENGISENPVEESLWVEAAERADSLGVDIINSSLGYKYYDNPNYSYQHSDLDGKTAYVTKGAAIASEKGILVVTSAGNSDTDGVGAPADAEGVFSIGAVDANGNYAYFSSQGSDIQPSLKPDVSAQGLGTAVVSKTNTIQKLNGTSFSSPIMAGAMACLWQAFPDLTNLELMELVRAAGSQYRTPDNLLGYGIPNFATALENGNLTVGNHTKDLQVVVYPNPTSQNLYFKTTSETPEITVSVFDVLGHLVLEKTMSNQHVLDVSTLEEGMYMLRITSLNRSLTKKIIKLHGK
- a CDS encoding NAD(P)H-dependent flavin oxidoreductase; its protein translation is MENSITKLFNIKYPIIQAGMIWNSGWELASAASNSGILGLIGAGSMYPDVLRDHIQKCKRATNKPFGVNVPMLYPNIEEIMNIIVEEDVSIVFTSAGNPKTWTSWLKERGITVVHVVSSVKFALKAQAAGVDAVVAEGFEAGGHNGREETTTFTLIPMVREQLDIPLIAAGGIATGKGMLAAMVLGADGVQIGSRFVASKESSAHLSFKEAVVKTNDGDTHLTLKELAPVRLIKNKFYNDVQNLYQKGTSAEELKALLGRARSKRGMFEGDLEEGELEIGQIAGLIHDIKPVADIVSEIVTEFEATKKSIALI
- a CDS encoding MATE family efflux transporter; translation: MQLSKYTKEFKYNWQLAAPVMLGMLGHTFVSFVDNIMVGQLGTAELAAVSLGNSFMFIAMSIGIGFSTAITPLVAEADTAHDFKSGKSAFKHGLLLCTGIGVLLFLIVYFAKPLMYLMKQPVEVVELAIPYLDLVAFSLIPLVVFQAFKQFADGMSMTKYPMYATIVGNIVNVVLNYMFIFGKFGAPAYGIVGAAYGTLASRFIMVAFIWWVLKGQEKTREYVINIKIFVLERVMMKRIINLGAPSAMQMLFEVAIFTSAVWLSGLLGKNPQAANQIALNLSSMTFMVATGLSVASMVRVGNQKGLKNYQELRRIAFSLFLMGTLFAVCFALMFLALHTQLPKIYVDLNDVKNFADNTEVVEIASNLLLAAAVFQISDSIQVVVLGALRGLQDVKVPTIITFISYWIIGFPVSYYFGKEEQLGSFGIWLGLLAGLTSAAILLYIRFNYLTKQLILQKEL
- a CDS encoding phosphatase PAP2 family protein, yielding MLEQLINTDKELFLYLNNLGSASWDTFWLVITNKFTFIPFYALLLFLLYKKLGVKSVLILVILIALMITFTDQIANVFKHGFQRPRPCRQEGVMESMRFIAERCGRYGFFSAHAASSMAIAVFMGLVLKPFYKNLIFVFLFWSAIVAYSRIYVGVHYPLDIICGMAFGGLTGFGFYKLFLYISKRRGLPTF
- a CDS encoding ArnT family glycosyltransferase; amino-acid sequence: MIKVIEKHPVVAICIMVALMMLPSLHVMQVTIMEARNFITAREMLTDNHWLLTTMNGEARYEKPPLPTWLSAISAAIFGLNVFALRLPTVFMVMVIGVYVYRLSFSLLNNNVHSLVNACIVFTSFYTIGITIEAPWDIYAHGFMMIAIYHLYQLFQKKNKYWKHTIIAGICLGLSFLSKGPVSLYALCLPFLLAYAFTFKFKKFRPKTFSIFSILILMLIIGGWWFIYVRLQDPATFSTITQKETSNWGSYNIRPFYYYWSFFTQSGIWTIPAFIGLLFPYLKSRVRNLKAYKFSFYWTLIAVILLSIIPEKKSRYLMPVLIPLAINTGFYIDYLFQRFKNLQDKKETFPVYFNFGLIASIGVLFPVLAYLGLKDKLDGFWIEFVMASVVLFTIGIFIFINLKHKAIKNVFFLTVLFFASIFIVALPLSKATVPAHYYDITQLQADAKAEGLTVYELNYVSPEMIWLYGDKLPSITEHEQLYNFPTEAKFGLLTNNLNDAEKQRISAQYTMNLIRTYDINTADASSRKHNSRLVNYYYIISKK
- a CDS encoding lipid-A-disaccharide synthase N-terminal domain-containing protein — its product is MSNWIIYSIGFIAQILFSSRLVVQWVTSEKKRKVITPTLFWTLSLLASFLLFVYGYLRQDFAIMLGQSLTYFIYIRNLQLQNEWQKFPKLMRWFLLFVPLLIVIYYYNNNKIDMTLLFKNENIPVWLLILGIVSQIVFTLRFVYQWLYSEKKKESTLPFGFWALSLTGSILILVYAVLRKDPVLFIGHILGAVIYSRNLVLIKKYHD
- a CDS encoding glycosyltransferase family 2 protein; this encodes MSYQFTIIVPVYNEEDNLLRVEKELLAYAQTAAKTTKILLVNDGSKDKSQELIEAICQKHPEFNFISFKENRGLSAAIKAGFDYADTPLVGYIDSDLQTAPSDFNILLQHIGEYDLVTGVRSNRKDSFVKNMSSKIANGIRRSFTHDGMDDTGCPLKVIKTDYAKRIPMFKGLHRFLPAMILLQKGNILQVPVQHFPRLAGEAKFGLWNRLLGPLVDCFAYMWMKKKYINYEIEKRS